One Prunus dulcis chromosome 7, ALMONDv2, whole genome shotgun sequence DNA segment encodes these proteins:
- the LOC117634223 gene encoding polyadenylate-binding protein 7 isoform X1 — protein MAVNPLAVGVPTASLYVGDLNPYITDGQLYDTFSQFKSITSVRVCRDSTDGHSLCYGYINFINQQEAIRAIEVKNNSEVHGKVIRVMWSHRDPDARRSGIGNVFVKNLSESIDNVGLQDMFKKFGNILSCKVATFDDGKSKGYGFVQFESEESAIAAIEKLNGSTVGDKPLYVAKFIRKSDRVLANPDMKYTNLYVKNLDTNVREEIVEEKFSEFGKIVSFTITKDDNGNSRGFGFVNFENPDDARRAMEAMNGSQLGSKVLYVARAQKKAEREQMLRRQFEEKRKEQMVKFKGSNVYVKNIDDDVTDEELVEHFSQCGTITSAKIMRDEKGISKGFGFVCFSTPEEGNKAVNTFHGYMFHRKPLYVAIAQRKEERQAQLQLQYAQRMAGLAGPSTAVIPGGYPPIYYQAPSGVVPQVPPRPGLMYQPLGLRPGWRANGFAPTSGPPYQPPPVSVMPRQHRQNRGRMNGHMLPQGSAYMPHLQQSTQLSHSAKDSNNQQRTGQAKYVPNGRQRDMNKGSGVSTNASNSVGGGSQGPEMLSSMLAAASPEQQKQILGEHLYPLVHKHKHFHLQPDLASKITGMLLEMDNSELLLLLESPESLAAKVGEAVQVLKISKTKVSNKDAIHPSFLSAEVAVN, from the exons ATGGCCGTTAATCCTCTGGCGGTGGGTGTGCCGACTGCGTCGCTGTACGTCGGAGACCTTAATCCGTACATCACCGATGGTCAGCTGTACGATACTTTCAGTCAGTTCAAGTCCATCACATCCGTACGGGTCTGTAGGGACTCCACCGACGGCCATTCTCTCTGCTACGGCTACATCAACTTCATCAACCAGCAAGAAg CAATTCGAGCTATTGAGGTGAAGAATAACTCTGAGGTGCATGGAAAGGTGATAAGGGTCATGTGGTCGCATCGTGATCCTGATGCGAGAAGAAGTGGAATTGGGAATGTGTTTGTCAAG AACTTGAGCGAATCGATTGATAATGTAGGGCTTCAAGATATGTTTaagaaatttggaaatatATTGTCTTGCAAAGTCGCCACGTTTGATGATGGGAAGAGTAAAGGCTATGGCTTTGTTCAGTTTGAGTCTGAGGAATCTGCAATTGCTGCTATTGAGAAGCTAAATGGCTCCACTGTGGGAGACAAACCTTT GTATGTTGCCAAATTTATTAGAAAGAGTGATCGAGTTTTGGCCAATCCTGATATGAAATATACAAATTTGTATGTGAAGAATTTGGATACAAATGTCAGGGAAGAGATTGTGGAGGAAAAGTTCTCCGAGTTTGGGAAAATTGTTAGCTTCACTATTACAAAGGATGACAATGGGAACTCTAGAGGTTTTGGGTTTGTGAACTTTGAGAACCCAGATGATGCTCGAAGAGCAATGGAGGCAATGAATGGATCACAACTGG GCTCCAAGGTTCTGTATGTAGCAAGGGCACAGAAGAAGGCAGAGCGTGAGCAAATGTTGCGTCGGCAATTTGAGGAGAAACGAAAGGAGCAAATGGTGAAATTCAAG GGATCAAATGTGTATGTGAAGAACATTGATGATGATGTCACTGATGAAGAGCTGGTAGAACACTTCAGTCAGTGTGGCACAATTACTTCTGCAAAGATTATGCGAGATGAGAAAGGAATAAGCAAagggtttggttttgtttgcttcTCTACCCCCGAGGAGGGCAATAAGGCTGTGAATACTTTTCATG GATATATGTTTCATCGGAAGCCATTGTATGTGGCTATTGCTCAGAGGAAAGAGGAAAGACAAGCACAGCTGCAGCTTCAATATGCACAGCGTATGGCAGGACTTGCTGGTCCTTCAACAGCAGTCATCCCTGGTGGATACCCTCCTATCTATTATCAAGCTCCCTCTGGTGTTGTTCCACAAGTACCTCCTCGTCCGGGACTGATGTATCAGCCTTTGGGATTGAGGCCAGGATGGAGAGCCAACGGCTTTGCACCTACGTCTGGACCGCCCTATCAACCACCACCGGTTTCTGTT ATGCCAAGACAACATAGGCAAAACAGGGGAAGAATGAACGGACATATGCTTCCTCAGGGAAGTGCATATATGCCACATTTACAACAGTCCACTCAGCTGTCACACTCAGCAAAAGATTCAAACAATCAGCAG CGGACGGGGCAGGCTAAGTATGTTCCTAATGGTCGCCAACGCGACATGAATAAAGGATCAGGAGTCTCAACCAATGCTTCCAATTCTGTTGGAGGTGGGTCTCAAGGACCAGAGATGCTGAGTAGCATGCTTGCTGCTGCTTCTCCTGAGCAGCAGAAACAGATACTTGGCGAGCATCTCTACCCACTCGTCCATAAACATAAG CATTTTCACTTGCAGCCCGACCTTGCCTCAAAAATTACAGGGATGCTGCTGGAGATGGACAACTCAGAACTGCTGCTTTTATTGGAGTCACCAGAGTCTTTGGCTGCCAAAGTGGGAGAAGCTGTTCAGGTGCTCAAGATCTCCAAGACTAAAGTGTCTAACAAAGATGCCATTCATCCTAGTTTTCTCTCTGCTGAGGTTGCGGTCAACTGA
- the LOC117634223 gene encoding polyadenylate-binding protein 7 isoform X2 has translation MAVNPLAVGVPTASLYVGDLNPYITDGQLYDTFSQFKSITSVRVCRDSTDGHSLCYGYINFINQQEAIRAIEVKNNSEVHGKVIRVMWSHRDPDARRSGIGNVFVKNLSESIDNVGLQDMFKKFGNILSCKVATFDDGKSKGYGFVQFESEESAIAAIEKLNGSTVGDKPLYVAKFIRKSDRVLANPDMKYTNLYVKNLDTNVREEIVEEKFSEFGKIVSFTITKDDNGNSRGFGFVNFENPDDARRAMEAMNGSQLGSKVLYVARAQKKAEREQMLRRQFEEKRKEQMVKFKGSNVYVKNIDDDVTDEELVEHFSQCGTITSAKIMRDEKGISKGFGFVCFSTPEEGNKAVNTFHGYMFHRKPLYVAIAQRKEERQAQLQLQYAQRMAGLAGPSTAVIPGGYPPIYYQAPSGVVPQVPPRPGLMYQPLGLRPGWRANGFAPTSGPPYQPPPVSVMPRQHRQNRGRMNGHMLPQGSAYMPHLQQSTQLSHSAKDSNNQQRTGQAKYVPNGRQRDMNKGSGVSTNASNSVGGGSQGPEMLSSMLAAASPEQQKQILGEHLYPLVHKHKPDLASKITGMLLEMDNSELLLLLESPESLAAKVGEAVQVLKISKTKVSNKDAIHPSFLSAEVAVN, from the exons ATGGCCGTTAATCCTCTGGCGGTGGGTGTGCCGACTGCGTCGCTGTACGTCGGAGACCTTAATCCGTACATCACCGATGGTCAGCTGTACGATACTTTCAGTCAGTTCAAGTCCATCACATCCGTACGGGTCTGTAGGGACTCCACCGACGGCCATTCTCTCTGCTACGGCTACATCAACTTCATCAACCAGCAAGAAg CAATTCGAGCTATTGAGGTGAAGAATAACTCTGAGGTGCATGGAAAGGTGATAAGGGTCATGTGGTCGCATCGTGATCCTGATGCGAGAAGAAGTGGAATTGGGAATGTGTTTGTCAAG AACTTGAGCGAATCGATTGATAATGTAGGGCTTCAAGATATGTTTaagaaatttggaaatatATTGTCTTGCAAAGTCGCCACGTTTGATGATGGGAAGAGTAAAGGCTATGGCTTTGTTCAGTTTGAGTCTGAGGAATCTGCAATTGCTGCTATTGAGAAGCTAAATGGCTCCACTGTGGGAGACAAACCTTT GTATGTTGCCAAATTTATTAGAAAGAGTGATCGAGTTTTGGCCAATCCTGATATGAAATATACAAATTTGTATGTGAAGAATTTGGATACAAATGTCAGGGAAGAGATTGTGGAGGAAAAGTTCTCCGAGTTTGGGAAAATTGTTAGCTTCACTATTACAAAGGATGACAATGGGAACTCTAGAGGTTTTGGGTTTGTGAACTTTGAGAACCCAGATGATGCTCGAAGAGCAATGGAGGCAATGAATGGATCACAACTGG GCTCCAAGGTTCTGTATGTAGCAAGGGCACAGAAGAAGGCAGAGCGTGAGCAAATGTTGCGTCGGCAATTTGAGGAGAAACGAAAGGAGCAAATGGTGAAATTCAAG GGATCAAATGTGTATGTGAAGAACATTGATGATGATGTCACTGATGAAGAGCTGGTAGAACACTTCAGTCAGTGTGGCACAATTACTTCTGCAAAGATTATGCGAGATGAGAAAGGAATAAGCAAagggtttggttttgtttgcttcTCTACCCCCGAGGAGGGCAATAAGGCTGTGAATACTTTTCATG GATATATGTTTCATCGGAAGCCATTGTATGTGGCTATTGCTCAGAGGAAAGAGGAAAGACAAGCACAGCTGCAGCTTCAATATGCACAGCGTATGGCAGGACTTGCTGGTCCTTCAACAGCAGTCATCCCTGGTGGATACCCTCCTATCTATTATCAAGCTCCCTCTGGTGTTGTTCCACAAGTACCTCCTCGTCCGGGACTGATGTATCAGCCTTTGGGATTGAGGCCAGGATGGAGAGCCAACGGCTTTGCACCTACGTCTGGACCGCCCTATCAACCACCACCGGTTTCTGTT ATGCCAAGACAACATAGGCAAAACAGGGGAAGAATGAACGGACATATGCTTCCTCAGGGAAGTGCATATATGCCACATTTACAACAGTCCACTCAGCTGTCACACTCAGCAAAAGATTCAAACAATCAGCAG CGGACGGGGCAGGCTAAGTATGTTCCTAATGGTCGCCAACGCGACATGAATAAAGGATCAGGAGTCTCAACCAATGCTTCCAATTCTGTTGGAGGTGGGTCTCAAGGACCAGAGATGCTGAGTAGCATGCTTGCTGCTGCTTCTCCTGAGCAGCAGAAACAGATACTTGGCGAGCATCTCTACCCACTCGTCCATAAACATAAG CCCGACCTTGCCTCAAAAATTACAGGGATGCTGCTGGAGATGGACAACTCAGAACTGCTGCTTTTATTGGAGTCACCAGAGTCTTTGGCTGCCAAAGTGGGAGAAGCTGTTCAGGTGCTCAAGATCTCCAAGACTAAAGTGTCTAACAAAGATGCCATTCATCCTAGTTTTCTCTCTGCTGAGGTTGCGGTCAACTGA
- the LOC117634226 gene encoding aspartic proteinase-like protein 2 isoform X3, with amino-acid sequence MRVFKAPILASVAVLLSLSVVYCGLPATFLSLERAFPPSHRVQLDHLRARDRVRHARLLQNVAGGVVDFSVEGTSDPYVVGLYFTKVKLGSPPKEFNVQIDTGSDILWITCNSCSDCPQSSGLGIELNLYDSASSSTAGLIPCSDPMCTSSFQTSSTECSRQSNQCSYTFQYGDGSGTTGYYLSDALYFDMILGQSYIANSSAFVVFGQHYNLNLQSIAVNGQILPIDQAAFTTSNSRGTIVDSGTTLTYLVEEAYDPFVSAITSAVSQSVTPIISKGNQCYLVSTSLAEVFPPVSLNFAAGASMVLKPEEYLMRTGSSEGAAVWCIGFQKVQGGVTILGDLVLKDKIFVYDLAHQRIGWANYDCSLSVNVSVTSSKDEYINAGQLSESSSSGDMLFKLLTTGIVVFLMHILVFVEFHFL; translated from the exons ATGCGGGTCTTCAAAGCTCCGATCTTGGCCTCCGTCGCCGTGCTGCTGTCTCTCTCTGTTGTCTACTGTGGCTTGCCGGCCACCTTTCTTTCTCTAGAACGGGCCTTTCCACCGAGTCACCGAGTCCAACTCGACCACCTCCGAGCTCGGGACCGAGTCAGGCACGCCCGGCTCTTGCAAAACGTGGCGGGCGGCGTTGTCGACTTCTCAGTCGAAGGCACCTCCGATCCCTACGTCGTCGG GCTTTATTTTACCAAAGTGAAATTGGGCTCTCCGCCAAAAGAATTCAATGTTCAGATTGATACTGGAAGTGACATCTTGTGGATTACCTGCAATTCCTGCAGCGATTGCCCCCAGTCTAGTGGACTCGGA ATTGAGCTCAATTTATATGATTCTGCCAGCTCGTCAACTGCAGGGCTGATCCCCTGTTCAGACCCAATGTGCACCTCCTCATTTCAAACTTCATCAACCGAATGCTCTCGTCAGAGTAATCAGTGCAGTTACACTTTTCAATATGGAGATGGAAGTGGAACAACTGGTTATTACTTATCAGATGCGCTATATTTTGACATGATTCTGGGGCAGTCTTATATTGCTAACTCTTCAGCATTCGTTGTTTTCGG GCAGCATTATAATTTAAATCTGCAAAGCATTGCTGTCAACGGGCAAATATTGCCAATTGATCAAGCAGCCTTCACCACATCAAACAGCCGAGGAACTATTGTTGACTCAGGAACAACTTTGACATACCTTGTTGAAGAAGCTTATGATCCTTTTGTTAGTGCT ATAACTTCAGCTGTTTCACAATCTGTGACTCCCATCATTTCAAAAGGAAACCAGTGTTATCTTGTTTCCACCAG TTTGGCTGAGGTATTTCCTCCAGTTAGTCTAAACTTTGCCGCTGGTGCATCAATGGTGTTGAAACCCGAAGAATACCTCATGCGTACTGGTTCTAGT GAAGGTGCTGCTGTGTGGTGCATTGGTTTTCAGAAGGTTCAGGGAGGGGTGACAATTTTAGGAG ATCTTGTTCTAAAAGATAAGATATTCGTGTATGATTTAGCTCATCAACGGATTGGATGGGCTAACTATGATT gCTCATTGTCTGTAAATGTCTCTGTAACTTCTAGCAAAGACGAGTATATCAATGCAGGACAGCTGAGTGAGAGCAGCTCATCAGGAGACATGCTATTCAAGCTGCTAACAACAGGAATTGTGGTTTTCTTGATGCACATATTGGTCTTTGTGGAGTTCCATTTTCTGTAA
- the LOC117634226 gene encoding aspartic proteinase-like protein 2 isoform X1: MRVFKAPILASVAVLLSLSVVYCGLPATFLSLERAFPPSHRVQLDHLRARDRVRHARLLQNVAGGVVDFSVEGTSDPYVVGLYFTKVKLGSPPKEFNVQIDTGSDILWITCNSCSDCPQSSGLGIELNLYDSASSSTAGLIPCSDPMCTSSFQTSSTECSRQSNQCSYTFQYGDGSGTTGYYLSDALYFDMILGQSYIANSSAFVVFGCSTYQSGDLTKTDKAVDGIFGFGQGALSVISQLSSRGVTPKVFSHCLKGDGNGGGILVLGEILEPNIVYSPLVPSQQHYNLNLQSIAVNGQILPIDQAAFTTSNSRGTIVDSGTTLTYLVEEAYDPFVSAITSAVSQSVTPIISKGNQCYLVSTSLAEVFPPVSLNFAAGASMVLKPEEYLMRTGSSEGAAVWCIGFQKVQGGVTILGDLVLKDKIFVYDLAHQRIGWANYDCSLSVNVSVTSSKDEYINAGQLSESSSSGDMLFKLLTTGIVVFLMHILVFVEFHFL, from the exons ATGCGGGTCTTCAAAGCTCCGATCTTGGCCTCCGTCGCCGTGCTGCTGTCTCTCTCTGTTGTCTACTGTGGCTTGCCGGCCACCTTTCTTTCTCTAGAACGGGCCTTTCCACCGAGTCACCGAGTCCAACTCGACCACCTCCGAGCTCGGGACCGAGTCAGGCACGCCCGGCTCTTGCAAAACGTGGCGGGCGGCGTTGTCGACTTCTCAGTCGAAGGCACCTCCGATCCCTACGTCGTCGG GCTTTATTTTACCAAAGTGAAATTGGGCTCTCCGCCAAAAGAATTCAATGTTCAGATTGATACTGGAAGTGACATCTTGTGGATTACCTGCAATTCCTGCAGCGATTGCCCCCAGTCTAGTGGACTCGGA ATTGAGCTCAATTTATATGATTCTGCCAGCTCGTCAACTGCAGGGCTGATCCCCTGTTCAGACCCAATGTGCACCTCCTCATTTCAAACTTCATCAACCGAATGCTCTCGTCAGAGTAATCAGTGCAGTTACACTTTTCAATATGGAGATGGAAGTGGAACAACTGGTTATTACTTATCAGATGCGCTATATTTTGACATGATTCTGGGGCAGTCTTATATTGCTAACTCTTCAGCATTCGTTGTTTTCGG GTGTAGTACCTATCAGTCTGGGGATTTGACTAAGACAGATAAAGCTGTGGATGGGATATTTGGGTTCGGGCAAGGGGCTTTGTCTGTTATATCACAGTTGTCATCTCGAGGGGTAACTCCCAAAGTGTTCTCTCATTGTTTGAAGGGAGATGGCAATGGAGGGGGTATACTTGTTCTTGGTGAGATTTTGGAGCCAAATATTGTTTATAGTCCCCTTGTCCCGTCACA GCAGCATTATAATTTAAATCTGCAAAGCATTGCTGTCAACGGGCAAATATTGCCAATTGATCAAGCAGCCTTCACCACATCAAACAGCCGAGGAACTATTGTTGACTCAGGAACAACTTTGACATACCTTGTTGAAGAAGCTTATGATCCTTTTGTTAGTGCT ATAACTTCAGCTGTTTCACAATCTGTGACTCCCATCATTTCAAAAGGAAACCAGTGTTATCTTGTTTCCACCAG TTTGGCTGAGGTATTTCCTCCAGTTAGTCTAAACTTTGCCGCTGGTGCATCAATGGTGTTGAAACCCGAAGAATACCTCATGCGTACTGGTTCTAGT GAAGGTGCTGCTGTGTGGTGCATTGGTTTTCAGAAGGTTCAGGGAGGGGTGACAATTTTAGGAG ATCTTGTTCTAAAAGATAAGATATTCGTGTATGATTTAGCTCATCAACGGATTGGATGGGCTAACTATGATT gCTCATTGTCTGTAAATGTCTCTGTAACTTCTAGCAAAGACGAGTATATCAATGCAGGACAGCTGAGTGAGAGCAGCTCATCAGGAGACATGCTATTCAAGCTGCTAACAACAGGAATTGTGGTTTTCTTGATGCACATATTGGTCTTTGTGGAGTTCCATTTTCTGTAA
- the LOC117634226 gene encoding aspartic proteinase-like protein 2 isoform X2 — translation MIDGFLEVDGSFVLYFTKVKLGSPPKEFNVQIDTGSDILWITCNSCSDCPQSSGLGIELNLYDSASSSTAGLIPCSDPMCTSSFQTSSTECSRQSNQCSYTFQYGDGSGTTGYYLSDALYFDMILGQSYIANSSAFVVFGCSTYQSGDLTKTDKAVDGIFGFGQGALSVISQLSSRGVTPKVFSHCLKGDGNGGGILVLGEILEPNIVYSPLVPSQQHYNLNLQSIAVNGQILPIDQAAFTTSNSRGTIVDSGTTLTYLVEEAYDPFVSAITSAVSQSVTPIISKGNQCYLVSTSLAEVFPPVSLNFAAGASMVLKPEEYLMRTGSSEGAAVWCIGFQKVQGGVTILGDLVLKDKIFVYDLAHQRIGWANYDCSLSVNVSVTSSKDEYINAGQLSESSSSGDMLFKLLTTGIVVFLMHILVFVEFHFL, via the exons ATGATTGATGGGTTTTTAGA GGTCGATGGATCTTTTGT GCTTTATTTTACCAAAGTGAAATTGGGCTCTCCGCCAAAAGAATTCAATGTTCAGATTGATACTGGAAGTGACATCTTGTGGATTACCTGCAATTCCTGCAGCGATTGCCCCCAGTCTAGTGGACTCGGA ATTGAGCTCAATTTATATGATTCTGCCAGCTCGTCAACTGCAGGGCTGATCCCCTGTTCAGACCCAATGTGCACCTCCTCATTTCAAACTTCATCAACCGAATGCTCTCGTCAGAGTAATCAGTGCAGTTACACTTTTCAATATGGAGATGGAAGTGGAACAACTGGTTATTACTTATCAGATGCGCTATATTTTGACATGATTCTGGGGCAGTCTTATATTGCTAACTCTTCAGCATTCGTTGTTTTCGG GTGTAGTACCTATCAGTCTGGGGATTTGACTAAGACAGATAAAGCTGTGGATGGGATATTTGGGTTCGGGCAAGGGGCTTTGTCTGTTATATCACAGTTGTCATCTCGAGGGGTAACTCCCAAAGTGTTCTCTCATTGTTTGAAGGGAGATGGCAATGGAGGGGGTATACTTGTTCTTGGTGAGATTTTGGAGCCAAATATTGTTTATAGTCCCCTTGTCCCGTCACA GCAGCATTATAATTTAAATCTGCAAAGCATTGCTGTCAACGGGCAAATATTGCCAATTGATCAAGCAGCCTTCACCACATCAAACAGCCGAGGAACTATTGTTGACTCAGGAACAACTTTGACATACCTTGTTGAAGAAGCTTATGATCCTTTTGTTAGTGCT ATAACTTCAGCTGTTTCACAATCTGTGACTCCCATCATTTCAAAAGGAAACCAGTGTTATCTTGTTTCCACCAG TTTGGCTGAGGTATTTCCTCCAGTTAGTCTAAACTTTGCCGCTGGTGCATCAATGGTGTTGAAACCCGAAGAATACCTCATGCGTACTGGTTCTAGT GAAGGTGCTGCTGTGTGGTGCATTGGTTTTCAGAAGGTTCAGGGAGGGGTGACAATTTTAGGAG ATCTTGTTCTAAAAGATAAGATATTCGTGTATGATTTAGCTCATCAACGGATTGGATGGGCTAACTATGATT gCTCATTGTCTGTAAATGTCTCTGTAACTTCTAGCAAAGACGAGTATATCAATGCAGGACAGCTGAGTGAGAGCAGCTCATCAGGAGACATGCTATTCAAGCTGCTAACAACAGGAATTGTGGTTTTCTTGATGCACATATTGGTCTTTGTGGAGTTCCATTTTCTGTAA
- the LOC117634225 gene encoding DEAD-box ATP-dependent RNA helicase 38 — protein MAETDASADTVNATIETAAQPNDNLSSDTATSAPPPPVKPESKRWADEEDDPPEEPEKKNDAPSTSEPEVNVAELKITENKFLDDPEDSNISAVTTGDTPYTSASSFEDLNLSPEVLKGLYVEMGFKKPSKVQAITLPMILTPPHKDLIAQAHNGSGKTTCFVLGMLSRVDPNVKAPQALCICPTRELAIQNMEVLQKMGKYTGIKAECAVPTERTSAPSIQSRAPVSAQIVIGTPGTIKKWMSIKKLGVSRVKILVFDEADYMLAKDGFQDDSLRIKKDIERFSPHCQVLLFSATFNEIVTNFVSRVIKGGGNKLFVKKEELSLEGVKQYKVYCPDELTKIEIIKSKIFELGENLGQRIIFVRTKNSARMLHQTLVEDGYAVTTIQGALTVEDRDKIVKEFKDGLTQVLISTDLLARGFDQQQVNCVVNYDLPIKYTSGPRTHDPEPDYEVYLHRIGRAGRFGRKGAVFNLICGDWDELIMSKIEQYFNSPVTEVQNTEEAFEGALKSAGLL, from the exons ATGGCCGAGACTGACGCTTCCGCCGACACAGTCAATGCCACCATCGAAACGGCGGCGCAACCAAACGACAACTTGTCGTCCGATACGGCCACCAGTGCTCCCCCACCGCCGGTGAAACCGGAGTCAAAGCGCTGGGCTGACGAGGAGGACGACCCTCCCGAGGAGCCCGAGAAGAAAAATGACGCGCCGTCTACTTCCGAACCGGAAGTGAACGTTGCCGAATTGAAGATCACCGAGAACAAGTTCCTCGACGACCCCGAAGACTCTAATATTAGCGCC GTTACGACCGGCGACACGCCGTACACGTCGGCGAGTAGCTTCGAGGATCTGAATCTATCGCCAGAGGTGCTGAAGGGCTTGTATGTAGAGATGGGGTTCAAGAAGCCCAGTAAAGTCCAGGCAATCACTTTGCCCATGATTTTAACCCCTCCCCACAAAGATCTTATTGCTCAGGCCCACAATGGTTCGGGCAAAACCACTTGTTTCGTGCTTGGGATGCTCAGCCGGGTCGATCCCAATGTTAAAGCTCCTCAGGCGCTCTGTATCTGCCCCACCAGAGAGTTGGCCATTCAG AATATGGAGGTCCTTCAGAAGATGGGGAAGTACACGGGGATAAAAGCGGAGTGTGCTGTCCCAACGGAGAGGACGAGTGCTCCGTCCATTCAATCTCGAGCACCAGTATCAGCACAAATTGTGATCGGAACCCCTGGTACAATTAAGAAATGGATGTCTATCAAGAAGCTGGGCGTAAGCCGTGTGAAGATTCTTGTGTTTGACGAGGCTGATTACATGTTGGCCAAG GATGGCTTTCAGGATGATTCTTTAAGGATAAAGAAGGATATAGAGAGATTTAGCCCTCACTGCCAG gtgcttttgttttctgctACATTTAATGAAATAGTCACAAATTTTGTTTCAAGAGTGATCAAAGGCGGTGGTAATAAACTCTTCGTAAAGAAAGAAGAGCTATCTTTGGAGGGTGTAAAGCAGTACAAGGTGTACTGTCCTGATGAATTGACCAAGATTGAAATCATCAAAAGCAAAATATTTGAACTGGGAGAGAACTTGGGACAGAGAATTATATTCGTAAGGACAAAAAACAGCGCAAGAATGTTGCATCAAACACTAGTTGAAGATGGTTATGCGGTTACTACTATTCAAGGTGCTCTCACTGTTGAAGATAGAGACAAAATAGTCAAAGAGTTTAAGGATGGATTAACCCAAGTTCTTATCTCAACTGACCTACTCGCTCGAGGCTTTGACCAACAGCAG GTTAATTGTGTAGTCAATTATGATCTCCCAATCAAATACACAAGTGGCCCCAGGACACATGACCCAGAGCCTGATTATGAGGTGTACTTGCATAGAATTGGAAGGGCAGGGCGTTTTGGTCGCAAGG GGGCTGTGTTTAACTTGATTTGTGGTGATTGGGATGAATTGATCATGTCAAAGATTGAGCAGTATTTCAACTCCCCAGTAACAGAG GTTCAGAATACTGAAGAAGCTTTTGAAGGTGCTCTTAAATCAGCTGGCTTACTCTAA
- the LOC117636104 gene encoding non-classical arabinogalactan protein 31 codes for MRGMAMLIFAVLLIVMGCTQTADASNYEESKIKTIHVGGKVLCQDCTQGWNEWVHGAKPIKGGKVSVTCMDERSRVVYYGSDLTDEKGQFNLIINKNINGKELKAKLCSVRLVSSPDATCNILTNFAGGRTGVKLNRPSLMYRDLVKYTIDPFFYTTPMCEKPDTDDHSDNGHGGHY; via the exons ATGAGAGGTATGGCGATGCTGATATTTGCAGTATTATTGATTGTAATGGGTTGCACCCAAACAGCTGATGCTTCTAACTATGAGgaatccaaaatcaaaaccatcCATGTAGGTGGGAAAGTACTATGCCAAGATTGCACCCAAGGTTGGAATGAATGGGTTCATGGTGCCAAACCCATCAAAG GTGGGAAGGTGTCTGTGACATGCATGGATGAGAGAAGCAGGGTTGTGTACTACGGAAGCGATCTGACGGACGAGAAGGGCCAATTCAACTTGATCATAAACAAGAACATCAACGGCAAAGAACTCAAAGCCAAGCTATGCTCAGTGAGGCTGGTGTCTTCCCCAGACGCCACGTGTAACATTCTGACCAATTTTGCTGGTGGACGAACTGGGGTGAAGCTCAATAGGCCCAGTTTGATGTATAGAGATTTGGTCAAATACACAATTGATCCATTCTTTTATACCACTCCAATGTGCGAGAAACCAGATACTGATGATCACTCTGATAATGGCCATGGGGGCCactactaa